The Solibacillus sp. FSL W7-1464 genome contains a region encoding:
- a CDS encoding transcriptional regulator — translation MSYFEKGYQMYVEKCEQFGLQPLNFRYYVNQLSYQQLLAYNGYAMEQEMRQND, via the coding sequence ATGAGTTATTTTGAAAAAGGGTATCAAATGTATGTAGAGAAGTGTGAGCAGTTTGGATTACAGCCGCTGAATTTCCGGTATTACGTAAATCAGCTTTCCTATCAGCAATTACTTGCGTACAATGGCTATGCAATGGAACAGGAGATGAGACAAAATGATTAG
- a CDS encoding mechanosensitive ion channel family protein encodes MNLIYKKLIELGLSPLFAEYLSVALMIIFIVIICLIANFITKKIVIRFITHVVNNNKYQWDNILLEKKVFHKLSHIVPAIIIYYFAEAFTYQALIEKGAVTYIIIVVLSLIGSLLNAVHDIYQTFEISKVQPIKGYIQVVKIIVYVLGIILVIANLIGENPLIILSGLGALSAVLLLVFKDSLLGLVAGIQLTSNDMVRVGDWIEMPKYGADGDVIDLSLNTVKVQNFDKTITTIPSYALISDSFKNWRGMQVTGGRRLKRSIFIDTTSIAFCSEEKIEKLRNIHYLTDYIDTRQREITEYNVKHRIDTSNQVNGRALTNVGLFRMYISNYLKNHPGIHKEMTTMVRQLAPSEHGLPIEIYAFSNDINWAVYESIQADIFDHLFAIATEFDLRLFQNPTGNDFKTMSSLQNITQSES; translated from the coding sequence ATGAATCTTATTTACAAAAAACTTATAGAACTTGGATTAAGTCCATTATTTGCTGAATATCTTTCAGTAGCGCTTATGATTATATTCATAGTAATCATTTGCTTAATTGCAAACTTCATCACGAAAAAGATCGTCATCCGATTTATTACACATGTTGTGAATAACAATAAATATCAGTGGGATAACATTCTGTTGGAAAAGAAAGTGTTCCATAAGTTATCTCATATTGTGCCGGCGATCATTATTTATTATTTTGCGGAAGCCTTTACGTACCAAGCCCTTATCGAAAAAGGAGCTGTTACGTATATCATAATAGTTGTATTAAGCCTAATAGGCAGTTTATTAAATGCTGTTCATGATATTTATCAAACATTTGAGATTTCAAAAGTACAACCGATTAAAGGCTATATTCAAGTCGTGAAAATAATTGTCTATGTTCTCGGGATTATCCTGGTCATCGCAAACTTAATCGGAGAAAATCCGCTGATCATTCTAAGTGGACTGGGTGCCTTGTCCGCTGTACTACTGCTCGTTTTTAAAGATTCCTTATTAGGTCTTGTCGCTGGGATCCAATTAACATCAAATGATATGGTGCGTGTAGGTGATTGGATTGAAATGCCGAAATACGGCGCGGACGGTGATGTCATCGATCTTTCATTAAATACAGTGAAAGTCCAAAACTTTGATAAAACCATTACGACGATTCCAAGTTATGCACTGATTTCGGATTCTTTTAAAAACTGGAGAGGTATGCAAGTTACTGGTGGAAGAAGACTCAAACGCTCGATCTTTATCGATACAACAAGCATCGCGTTTTGCTCCGAGGAAAAGATCGAGAAGTTACGAAACATCCATTATCTTACGGACTATATTGATACGAGACAACGGGAAATTACGGAATACAATGTGAAACATCGGATCGATACGAGCAATCAGGTGAATGGCAGAGCACTGACAAATGTCGGGCTGTTCCGAATGTACATTAGCAACTATTTAAAAAACCATCCAGGAATCCATAAAGAAATGACTACGATGGTAAGACAATTGGCGCCGAGCGAACATGGATTACCAATTGAGATATACGCCTTTTCAAACGATATCAACTGGGCGGTGTATGAGTCGATTCAAGCGGATATATTCGATCATCTCTTTGCAATCGCAACCGAGTTTGACCTGAGACTCTTCCAAAATCCAACCGGCAATGATTTTAAAACAATGAGTTCCTTACAGAATATAACTCAAAGCGAATCATAA
- a CDS encoding tyrosine recombinase XerC, translated as MKLPKFLRDFLIYLTTITGKSQRTRKEYEYDLILFLRFLKAIEEDIPLDRLHTIDISEVKIDQIKEVSLEDLYLFMEYCEVQRGNSSSARARKVATLKSFFKYLKGKRRLIDENPAEHLETPKIGRRQPVYLNYNEAKDFIGAVQIQSYSARDECMMVFFLNLGIRVSELCSLNIDSINGRMLTVIGKGNKERHVYLNDACINALDKYLQERHAYKGEGKEPLFISQKGTRFARQSIARIVKVINGNSQSPKEKLTPHKLRHTSATMMYKSGADIRTLQHILGHSSVATTQIYTHIEDEQIQEVLKNNPFNNL; from the coding sequence TTGAAGCTGCCGAAATTTTTACGTGATTTTTTGATTTACTTAACAACGATTACGGGAAAGTCCCAAAGAACCCGAAAAGAATATGAATATGATCTAATATTGTTCCTGCGTTTTCTAAAAGCGATTGAAGAAGATATTCCGTTAGACCGTTTACATACAATCGACATTTCTGAAGTTAAAATCGATCAAATTAAAGAAGTGTCTCTCGAAGACTTATATTTGTTTATGGAGTATTGCGAAGTTCAGCGCGGCAATTCCTCATCAGCCCGTGCACGCAAAGTAGCCACCTTGAAATCTTTTTTCAAATACTTAAAAGGCAAGCGTCGTCTCATTGATGAAAATCCGGCCGAGCATCTGGAAACACCAAAAATCGGCCGACGCCAGCCAGTTTATTTAAATTATAATGAGGCAAAGGATTTTATCGGCGCAGTACAGATACAGTCGTACAGTGCGCGTGATGAATGCATGATGGTCTTTTTCCTGAATCTCGGCATTCGTGTTTCCGAGTTGTGTTCACTCAATATCGATTCCATCAATGGCCGGATGCTGACGGTGATCGGGAAAGGGAATAAAGAACGCCATGTATATTTAAATGATGCGTGTATAAACGCATTAGATAAGTATTTACAGGAGCGGCATGCATATAAAGGGGAAGGAAAGGAACCGCTGTTCATTTCTCAAAAAGGGACACGTTTTGCGAGACAGTCGATTGCACGCATCGTGAAAGTGATTAATGGCAACAGTCAGTCACCGAAAGAAAAACTGACACCGCATAAACTGCGGCATACTTCCGCGACCATGATGTATAAATCCGGAGCGGACATTCGAACATTACAGCATATTCTTGGCCACTCCAGTGTGGCGACAACACAAATCTACACGCATATCGAGGATGAACAAATTCAGGAAGTACTGAAAAACAATCCATTCAATAATTTATGA